One genomic window of Candidatus Kryptoniota bacterium includes the following:
- a CDS encoding kelch repeat-containing protein, whose product MVWSRKLVSKLPLLGLLVVLGLPQKPAFSQLAAIPDMPHPRIGMSYARIGQMVYFIGGATQHAQNLQGFDAYDGTNIVDAFNFQTMSWDTTVAPLNTPRVFACSATIHDSIYVMGGADDSGNVVGSVEVYDPVSNSWHYRSSMLHPRKGAAAEVVDDKILVFGGAGVLGLRKDVEEYSVADDQWSETYEMRFGHAYHKVFMAHEHIYIFGGISDVTSIINPYGLIEKYDPEEGASQVSVVLHTPRMLFGIAAKGDSVFVISGLGVASAESHIELLDLHNEGEETDTELDSTLIDAPRVGFIAAVGRDGRIYLFGGVSPIFKSGQVPVATVSVISGLNVNYAAAVKQAVPSTFNLMQNYPNPFNPSTIIGYDVPPDGARVSIEVFNMLGQRVATVVDGFESGGRHYASFNGVNIPSGSYIYRMKSENGITYRKMVLIR is encoded by the coding sequence ATGGTTTGGTCTAGAAAGTTAGTATCGAAATTACCTTTGCTCGGGCTACTGGTAGTTCTCGGATTACCTCAGAAACCCGCATTTTCGCAACTTGCGGCGATTCCGGACATGCCGCATCCACGAATTGGAATGAGTTACGCGAGGATCGGTCAGATGGTTTATTTTATCGGCGGGGCTACACAGCACGCGCAAAATCTGCAGGGCTTTGATGCGTATGACGGAACAAATATAGTCGACGCATTCAATTTCCAAACGATGTCGTGGGATACGACCGTCGCCCCGCTGAACACGCCGAGAGTTTTTGCGTGCTCGGCGACAATTCACGATTCAATCTATGTTATGGGCGGCGCCGATGATTCAGGGAATGTCGTTGGTTCCGTTGAGGTCTATGATCCGGTGTCGAACTCGTGGCACTATCGGAGCAGCATGCTTCATCCCAGAAAAGGCGCCGCTGCTGAAGTCGTGGATGACAAAATTCTTGTCTTCGGAGGAGCCGGCGTCCTCGGATTGCGCAAGGACGTTGAGGAATATTCGGTTGCCGATGACCAGTGGAGCGAAACATATGAGATGCGATTCGGACATGCCTATCACAAGGTTTTCATGGCTCATGAACATATTTACATTTTTGGCGGAATTTCAGACGTAACCAGCATAATAAATCCGTATGGACTGATCGAAAAATATGATCCCGAAGAAGGGGCCTCGCAAGTCTCCGTCGTTTTGCATACTCCTCGAATGCTTTTCGGAATCGCCGCAAAAGGCGACTCTGTGTTCGTGATTTCAGGTCTGGGAGTGGCCAGCGCGGAGAGTCATATCGAACTCCTCGATTTACACAATGAGGGAGAAGAAACGGACACCGAACTCGACTCAACGCTCATCGACGCACCACGCGTAGGTTTCATTGCTGCTGTCGGCAGAGACGGCAGAATCTATTTGTTTGGAGGTGTCTCGCCGATTTTCAAGAGCGGTCAGGTCCCGGTTGCTACCGTGAGTGTCATTTCCGGTTTGAATGTAAATTATGCAGCTGCCGTTAAGCAAGCTGTCCCGTCGACGTTCAACCTCATGCAGAATTACCCCAATCCGTTTAACCCTTCGACGATAATCGGGTATGATGTTCCTCCCGATGGTGCAAGGGTCAGCATTGAAGTTTTCAACATGCTCGGTCAACGAGTCGCGACAGTCGTCGATGGGTTCGAGAGCGGCGGGAGGCACTACGCGTCGTTCAATGGTGTGAATATCCCGAGTGGTTCTTATATTTACAGGATGAAATCAGAGAATGGAATTACATACAGGAAAATGGTCCTCATTAGATGA
- a CDS encoding serine/threonine-protein kinase has product MNQDNFSIVQQISQSPTASVYKAYQKALERVVLLKVLHKHLLRDRSLVARFSREARSCATLHSDNIVQIYDLTEIDGAPAIVMEYVEGKSLEELLLDPGVRSEELLLNVAVSVLTALSYSHERGIIHRDIKPGNILVSDTGTIKVTDFGLASVADAPVLTMEGSLIGTPAYMSPEQARGEPVDARSDLFSLGVTLVEVLTGQKILLGESYSECMNKIQNFKLDSLKDLENKCSANVLEFLKRLLAPDKNSRFDSSDAALEYLTSFLGKERVGFVSRRARRRRKNLTAVGIAAVIVIAVVMAFVLKMPGEKRVVASRDSSTEVTSTLSHPTATGLPGEKSKSDHTQEKTEMNHTSEAKSPNADARMKQPVGVTSGMGIGSQTSATPDSGYISIGKCDPWAKIYIDSAYAGQTPLGGSMKVPVGRHRVTFSNPYFTPIVKVVAVQKRLLSTVDADFLQDAGYLYVTVEPWGKVFVDDNFRESTPTVDPIAVSSGTRIVRVQNPHFTDIVRSVTVKPGDTLKLKFSFLTSENK; this is encoded by the coding sequence GTGAACCAGGATAACTTTTCAATTGTCCAGCAAATAAGTCAGAGCCCCACCGCTTCTGTGTACAAGGCCTACCAGAAGGCTCTGGAGAGAGTTGTCCTTTTGAAAGTGCTTCACAAGCATCTCTTGCGGGACAGGTCGCTCGTCGCCCGCTTCTCGAGAGAAGCGAGATCGTGCGCGACACTGCATTCGGACAATATCGTTCAGATTTACGATCTCACGGAGATCGACGGTGCGCCCGCGATAGTGATGGAATACGTCGAAGGGAAATCACTCGAAGAGCTTCTTCTTGACCCGGGCGTGAGGTCGGAAGAGCTCCTTCTCAACGTTGCCGTATCGGTGCTGACGGCGTTGTCATACTCTCATGAGAGAGGTATCATCCATCGCGACATAAAGCCTGGAAACATTCTGGTATCCGATACCGGAACCATTAAGGTCACCGACTTTGGTCTCGCATCGGTTGCTGACGCACCAGTGCTCACGATGGAGGGAAGCCTCATTGGCACGCCGGCATACATGTCGCCCGAGCAGGCACGGGGTGAACCCGTTGACGCAAGAAGCGATTTGTTTTCGCTCGGCGTCACGCTGGTCGAAGTACTGACCGGCCAGAAGATTCTTCTGGGCGAATCTTACTCCGAATGCATGAACAAAATTCAGAACTTCAAGCTCGACTCATTGAAAGACCTGGAGAATAAATGTTCAGCGAACGTCCTGGAATTCCTGAAGCGCCTCCTTGCACCCGATAAGAACTCGAGATTCGATTCTTCCGATGCCGCCCTCGAATACCTCACGTCATTTCTCGGGAAAGAACGTGTGGGATTTGTTTCAAGGCGGGCAAGGCGAAGGCGGAAAAATCTTACGGCTGTCGGTATAGCGGCCGTGATTGTCATCGCGGTTGTAATGGCCTTCGTCCTGAAAATGCCGGGAGAAAAAAGAGTCGTTGCTTCCAGAGACAGCAGCACCGAAGTGACCTCGACCTTGTCTCATCCGACGGCAACCGGTCTGCCCGGTGAAAAGTCAAAGTCGGATCACACTCAGGAAAAAACAGAAATGAATCACACTTCCGAAGCGAAGTCGCCGAATGCAGATGCCCGCATGAAACAACCGGTTGGGGTGACTTCGGGAATGGGAATCGGCTCTCAGACTTCGGCGACTCCGGACTCAGGTTACATTTCGATCGGAAAATGCGATCCATGGGCGAAGATCTATATCGACAGCGCATACGCTGGTCAAACGCCTCTCGGCGGATCCATGAAGGTGCCTGTAGGAAGACATAGAGTCACATTCAGCAATCCCTACTTCACGCCGATCGTGAAGGTTGTTGCTGTCCAGAAGCGGCTTCTCTCAACTGTGGATGCGGATTTTCTCCAGGACGCGGGCTATCTCTACGTAACTGTGGAACCGTGGGGAAAAGTCTTTGTTGACGATAATTTTCGTGAGTCCACTCCGACGGTGGATCCAATCGCGGTTTCTTCAGGAACACGAATCGTCCGTGTGCAGAATCCGCACTTCACGGACATCGTCCGCAGTGTGACGGTGAAACCTGGAGACACGTTGAAATTGAAATTTTCATTTTTGACAAGTGAAAATAAATAG